The DNA window CCACAAGAGTCTCTAGGACGCACACCACTGAGCAAGTGCTCATCGTGTGCGCATCATCTGTCAAACAGCTCAGAGTTCAAATACCGTTCCAAGCACGCTGGCTGGATGCTCAAACTGCTCTGCAGTTCGACGCTCAAGCTGAACCATCATCACCAGATGAGCCGTGGTTCGAATCGCTGAGAGCAGCGCTAAGCCGATACAAAGAGGACAGTGAGTCAATGTCATGAAGTCAATCTTGGAGCCAGTTCAAGCCTCTGACCCCATTCCTTGCGATTTCTTGACTTAATGGAAGATTCGGCAGTGAGTGATCAGAAGCGGCACCCTACCTCATGGATCAGGTCAATGCTGTTAGGCCATCGCCGAATGTGTTCGTAAAACTCCATGGCAAGGATGCGAGCTTCCCAAGCATCGGATGCATAGAAGCAAGCCTCCTGCTTGCTGCCATCAGACATCTTGTAGCGAATCGTGAAATGTTTGTAGTGACTGAAATAAGCCATCGGTTAAGCCACCAACTCGTGATCAGTTTGAATCGCAGTCGAACCAGCTCGGTTCATGATGCAAACCATCTCATCCAAGGGGTTGAGGACTCTCGCGGATTGTCCTTCCTGCTGGCTGAGAGCATGCGCAGCCCAAAAAGCCTCTATTTCTGTTGTTCTGGATCCGTGATCCATCCAACCGGAAGAGCTCAGCTCCTGAATTCTGTACATCAATGAACTTTCGTATGTACTCAACTTATGCACCCAACCTGCAAAACATGGTGCAAACCACTCACATTGATCAGAAGTCTTCGGGATCACGGATGATTCATGTGGTGATAGAGACAAACAACCGCCATTTTTCAAGATTTCAGCACATTCAAAGGAAATTCTGATCAGGAATAAAACGCATCCATCAGAGAGACAACAGGCCAATAAAAAGACCGTGACCCCCCGGCCACGGCCCGCGAGACGCATTCATCAAGCTTGATCTGAGCCCTTCCCAATGGGCTCTTTCGTTATGGCGCATGCCATCTCCTCAACACATCAGTGTTTCTACTCAGAAGCTTGCCTCAGTAACGGTGTGGATATTCACCAGGATGATCAATACGAACCACCCGCATCCCTCTCAGAGACTTACCTGATAGCAAAAGCAGCTCACTTCCTGACACGGGATAGCCAAGCTCCTGAGCGATCATCGCAACCTCAGCAGCTGTCATTGCCGATTGAACACGGCTTTGCAAACGACCATCGCGTTGCAAGTGCTCCAAAAAGGACTGGAGAGCGCTCAAAACAGGTGTCCCATGCCCTTTTTCTCCGTGTAGTGAATCACGAAACCAATGCACAAAGGGATCGATTACCAGCGAATCCCAAGAACCTCAACAAGACATGAAATCGGTCGTGAGCTGACGTCGAAGGCTCGATGGAGTACGAATCAAGTCATGACCCATTACCAATCTCCAGCGATCGCCGGCCGCGAAGCCGATCTGCATTCCCTTTTGCAGAACCGCGAGCCCGTCTGGCTCCAAGACACCAATTTGAGACTTCAGGGGATCAGCTCAGCTTTTGCCTGTGCTCTGCACATGCATCAGCCAACGATTCCCGCCGGCAAAAGCGGAGAACTGGTTTCCCATTTGCAATACATGGTCGAGAACCAGGGAGAAGGAGACAACCACAACGCGGAACCCTTCGCGCAGTGCTACCGACGGATGGCTGATCTCATTCCGCAGCTGATCAGCGAGGGCTGCAATCCAAGAATCATGCTCGATTATTCCGGAAACCTCCTTTGGGGAGTTCACCAGATGGGCCGTGAAGACATCACGGGGGCACTCCGCTATCTCGCCTGTGATCTGGAGATGCAACGCCACGTGGAATGGCTGGGTACGTTCTGGAGCCATGCGGTGGCTCCATCAACACCGATTCCGGATCTCAAGCTTCAGATCAGTGCCTGGCAACACCAGTTTGTTGATCTCTTTGGGGAAGAGGCACTCAAGAGGGTGAAAGGGTTTTCACCACCGGAAATGCATCTTCCCAATCACCCAGACACCCTTCATGCCTTCATTCAAGCCCTCAATGAATGCGGCTACAGCTGGTTAATGGTTCAAGAACACAGCGTCGAAAACCCGGATGGATCCCCTCTTTCCCATGCACAGAGATATCTCCCCAACCAACTGGTTGCACGCAGCTCAACAGGAGACATTGCAAGGATCACAGTCTTAATCAAGACACAAGGCTCAGACACAAAGCTCGTGGGCCAAATGCAGCCGTATTACGAGGCTCTCACCCTTGGGAAACAACCGCTTGGAAACAGACAGGTTCCATCCTTGGTGACCCAAATCGCTGATGGCGAAAACGGGGGGGTGATGATGAATGAATTCCCTGAGGCATTCCTTCAAGCGCACCGCAAAGCATCCAATCGCAACCCATCCGACAACGAACAAGCCCAAACGGTGGCGATCAACGGAAGTGAATGGCTTGAACTTCTTGAACAGGAAGGAGTTACGGCCTCCGATTTCCCCGAAGTACAAGCCGTGAAGCAGCACCAGCTATGGGAGAAGGTGGGCAGCTGTTCGACGCGTGAAACCGTCAACGCAGCAATCGATGAACTCAAAGCCAATAACAGCGGCTTCTCGATGGAGGGGGCCTCTTGGACTAACAACCTCAGTTGGGTTGAGGGCTACGACAACGTCTTGGAACCGATGAATCAACTCAGCGCAGACTTTCATCAACGCTTCGACCAGCAAACAGCAAAAGATCCATCGATCACAACGGGCGAAAGTTACCGAAACGCGCTGCTTCATCTGCTTCTACTGGAAACAAGCTGCTTTCGTTACTGGGGACAAGGAGCATGGACGGAATACGCACGCAGCATTCACAGCCGAGGCAAGGCCTTGCTGAACTAACCCATCCCGTGACCAAGGTGGAGACACGTCAGGACTCGTTCTGACGTGTCATAGAGCTGATGAATCCCCCCGTCATGCAGGGAATCGAAATGTCCTAGCTGGTTACCCTGCTGCACGTGATCGACGACGCACGACGCGTCGACCATCGGGGGTCTGATCCACCTCGGGTTCGCTATCAGAGCTGGTGGTGACATCTTTGCCCTCAGGTTCGTTTTCAGGCGGTTCTTGCTCTGCAATAAGACCCACAACCACCGCAGCCTGAAGCTGATCAGAAAGATCACCAATCACCATCAAGGCCTTGAGGGTGAGCTCCAATCGAGACTCACGAGGCAAACCCGGGCGCAGCTTCTTGACAGAACCCCACAACTCCTGCCCGACTTCCTTGAGTAGCTCCTTGTCCGCCATCTAAATTATTGTCAATGACATCAACTTACCGAACGAACGGCTGGAGGGGTTTCTGAAGACGCTCGTCTACGACGGTGGCTGTCCTTTCTGCAAAGCATTTGCATTGCGCAGCGAACTAAAAGGAGGCATTCCAGATCTGCTGATCCGGGACGGAAGGCTTGAACATGATCTCCGCAACGATTTACGTAA is part of the Synechococcus sp. WH 8016 genome and encodes:
- a CDS encoding Nif11-like leader peptide family natural product precursor; protein product: MSALQSFLEHLQRDGRLQSRVQSAMTAAEVAMIAQELGYPVSGSELLLLSGKSLRGMRVVRIDHPGEYPHRY
- a CDS encoding glycosyl hydrolase family 57, translated to MTHYQSPAIAGREADLHSLLQNREPVWLQDTNLRLQGISSAFACALHMHQPTIPAGKSGELVSHLQYMVENQGEGDNHNAEPFAQCYRRMADLIPQLISEGCNPRIMLDYSGNLLWGVHQMGREDITGALRYLACDLEMQRHVEWLGTFWSHAVAPSTPIPDLKLQISAWQHQFVDLFGEEALKRVKGFSPPEMHLPNHPDTLHAFIQALNECGYSWLMVQEHSVENPDGSPLSHAQRYLPNQLVARSSTGDIARITVLIKTQGSDTKLVGQMQPYYEALTLGKQPLGNRQVPSLVTQIADGENGGVMMNEFPEAFLQAHRKASNRNPSDNEQAQTVAINGSEWLELLEQEGVTASDFPEVQAVKQHQLWEKVGSCSTRETVNAAIDELKANNSGFSMEGASWTNNLSWVEGYDNVLEPMNQLSADFHQRFDQQTAKDPSITTGESYRNALLHLLLLETSCFRYWGQGAWTEYARSIHSRGKALLN
- a CDS encoding TIGR03894 family protein, translated to MADKELLKEVGQELWGSVKKLRPGLPRESRLELTLKALMVIGDLSDQLQAAVVVGLIAEQEPPENEPEGKDVTTSSDSEPEVDQTPDGRRVVRRRSRAAG